AACCGTTTCATCCACTAATCATGTATCGATTAAGAAAGGATAAATCAATTAgcattacacaaaaaaaaaaaaagaaaaaaatcagtaTGTAAGAAAGTCAGCATTCAGTTCCAATGGTCATTCCCTGCTATAAGGGGAAGTCACATGTAGGCCCTATAAAATCACACAAGATAACTAAATCATTACACTTATAAACCCATGCATTTTAGTCAAGCCAAGTATGTGCTAATTTTACCCATACGgatcattttaaatttacacTCCAACTATAAAGTAAAAGTTACTGTAGACAGATAGCAAGTTGGGAGGACTGAATGCAACTATCTAAATGTTTGTAGTAGATGAAATCATAGACCTCAACCACAAGTGCTTGGAGGGACAACAAGTTTTGTGCTAGACAACCAAACCACAAAGGAGAAGCTCAAACTCTAAGCAGCATATAGTTCTAACACACCTTAACCTGATATAGAGCTTTTCATCCTGAAGAAACCAAAATCAATAGGAGGGTATAAACTAATCTTGTTTActatatatcaattttattgcaTAAAATGTAAGATTGTCCTGAAAATGTTCAAGATTGGTAGCCAAAATCCTAGAGCCACAAAAATAGACTGCACCTTCGACAAAGATAATTAAAGGATCCCATGGCAGTTTCAAGACAAAGCTGTCATTCATTATGAAATTCACTTACATAGTTACATTGCTTAAAtagctttaaaaaaaagaaacagaaaatgAAACTTATGTGATACTTCCTAATCTTGTCTGGCTCAAAGAAAAGCTTACATTggaaaaatagttaaaaataagcGAAACTAACCATAAATAAAACAGGTTTACTTCAATAGGCAAAACGGATAGCAATAACAAGATTTACCGAGTGAGCAATAGTACTAATTTAACATAATTACCTTAAATCTAATAGCTTCGTAAGTCCCATAAACAGCACCTGCAAAGAACATAGACAATTCTTGAAAACATCACTGGCAAAAGAGGAAAATTTTCACTTGATTTAAACAATAAGATCATAACACAAAATGCCATTGTACAAAAGTAAACACTACAACTATGAATCAGGAGCACACAAACAACTAAACAACCACATTGACAAAGTaagatgaaaataattaaaaaaaaaagcgcCAAAGCAATTCCCATGGATTGCACAACAGAAAGTAACAAATGGTAAAAGGTAGAAACTTCAAGGAAAGAAGCAAGTGCATATGCTTAATACACAATAGTTTAGCTTCGAGGATCACAAAGAACCCATCTTCAACAGAACATAAacctttaaaacaaaattatcagAAAACTTTTTCTCTGAAATACAAGAAGCAAGAAAAGTTCACAATCAAAGAAGCAAAATTTCTCAACTATCAGTTTACATCAACATTGCAGCACCATCATCCACCCACCAAGATTTTGCAACGATATACATAATCCACAGTATGAACCAAAGCAGAACAAATtcataaaagcaaataaaaaagagGAACATCAAGTTGAAAAACTCTATCACAAAGACAACAGTGAGTCTTTAGGTTAggtttaggattagggttagggttagtgTCTAGGAATGAGGAAAGACAACGGGGATTGGAAGACGATGCAGAGAGATAAAGAGGCGAAAGGAGAGCTCACCAGCAGCGCTCCCGACGGCGCCGCCGATCGCAACGCCGGCGACGATACGAGTAAGACAGCCATCCCTCGCCATATTTTCTTCTCTGTATTGTCAGcctatttttttcccctttttatttatttattttacttaacTCGATTGGTGTATAAAGAGAATCGCGTGCATACCCTCGCCTCTCTGAAAGAATGAAATTACTAATATACCCTctatatatgtgtgttttttttgcagtgaatttttttaggagTTACCCAACTTTAGGTAAGTATCACTTCAGTATCCCCAATTTAATTTTGTATCAAATCAGTACCCCAATTTAATTTTGTATCAAATCAGTACCCAAACTTTCCTTTATCTGCATCCGATAGTCACCCAAAGAATTTCAGGGTGCTCTTGCTGATGTAGCAACCAAAAAATCACACTCAGCATCACCAGTCCACATCATCCTTCCTATATGGTGATGCCAACTCACCTGAAGTTGCCACGTCACCTAAAATGGTCCAtgttatcatcatcttctttgttCCCCTTTGTCAGCACCTCTCTTCCCCACCTCCATCGCCAGTCACTGTAGTTGTTAGAGGAGGTATTGCGCCGTGAAAAGGGTGACTGAGTGAAGATAATGAGGAAGGGGAAGGCTGGTCTAAGGGAGAGGATGCTCTTTTTTAGTTAGGGCAAAGTGGAAAACCAGGGTTAATTCATGGGGATAAGTGTTTATGCGTTGTTAGGTGATTATCTTTTGTATGAAAATCTAAATGGTAAACTTGTTATAATTATCAACAGAATTGAGCAAGAAGAAAGTCTACAATTGCTGTAAtgattaacataattaataaaaaacaagtctgtgataataattaatataaataatttctgaATTAATTAAGAAGAAGGTCCTGCAATAGCTGTAATTAATCAAAATCTATTGTAATCAGTTACAACTGCAACTGCAACATAATTAgcataattaatcaaaaaaagTCTGAAATgattaacataaataattacTGAATTAATCAAGAAGAAGGTCCTGCACTAGCTGtaattaatcaaaatcaatTGTAATCAATTACAACTATAACATAATtagcataattaataaaaaaaagtatgtgaaatgattaacataaataattacTGAATTAATCAAGAAGAAGGTCCTGCACTAGCTGTgattaatcaaaatcaaattttaatcagTTACAACTGCAACATAATTAAcataagtaattaaaaaaaagtcaatgcAAGTTGTTACAACTATTAATGCACAAAAATTTACAGCAACACAATTGCAACACTTAGAAGTTACTTCAATCCAACACCTAGGGAATcccatcttttcttctttctcaaatcacatctttctttgttcttttcttcttcatcttggcctctcatatgttttttttttcacagtgGGTCCAAGTAGTTCCTTAGCCTTTAG
The DNA window shown above is from Dioscorea cayenensis subsp. rotundata cultivar TDr96_F1 chromosome 12, TDr96_F1_v2_PseudoChromosome.rev07_lg8_w22 25.fasta, whole genome shotgun sequence and carries:
- the LOC120274139 gene encoding reactive oxygen species modulator 1, whose product is MARDGCLTRIVAGVAIGGAVGSAAGAVYGTYEAIRFKVPGLLKIRHIGQKTLGGAAVFGLFLGAGSLIHCGR